The following proteins come from a genomic window of Microtus ochrogaster isolate Prairie Vole_2 chromosome 7, MicOch1.0, whole genome shotgun sequence:
- the Mink1 gene encoding misshapen-like kinase 1 isoform X7, whose product MGDPAPARSLDDIDLSALRDPAGIFELVEVVGNGTYGQVYKGRHVKTGQLAAIKVMDVTEDEEEEIKQEINMLKKYSHHRNIATYYGAFIKKSPPGNDDQLWLVMEFCGAGSVTDLVKNTKGNALKEDCIAYICREILRGLAHLHAHKVIHRDIKGQNVLLTENAEVKLVDFGVSAQLDRTVGRRNTFIGTPYWMAPEVIACDENPDATYDYRSDIWSLGITAIEMAEGAPPLCDMHPMRALFLIPRNPPPRLKSKKWSKKFTDFIDTCLIKTYLSRPPTEQLLKFPFIRDQPTERQVRIQLKDHIDRSRKKRGEKEETEYEYSGSEEEDDSHGEEGEPSSIMNVPGESTLRREFLRLQQENKSNSEALKQQQQQQLQQQQRDPEAHIKHLLHQRQRRIEEQKEERRRVEEQQRREREQRKLQEKEQQRRLEDMQALRREEERRQAEREQEYIRHRLEEEQRQLEILQQQLLQEQALLLEYKRKQLEEQRQSERLQRQLQQEHAYLKSLQQQQQQQQLQKQQQQQQQQILPGERKPLYHYGRGINPADKPAWAREVEERARMNKQQNSPLAKTKPSSTGPEPPISQASPSPPGPLSQTPPMQRPVEPQEGPHKSLVAHRVPLKPYAAPVPRSQSLQDQPTRNLAAFPASHDPDPAAVPTPTATPSARGAVIRQNSDPTSEGPGPSPNPPSWVRPDNEAPPKVPQRTSSIATALNTSGAGGSRPAQAVRARPRSNSAWQIYLQRRAERGTPKPPGPPAQPPGPPNASSNPDLRRSDPGWERSDSVLPASHGHLPQAGSLERNRNRVGASTKLDSSPVLSPGNKAKPEDHRSRPGRPADFVLLKERTLDEAPRPPKKAMDYSSSSEEVESSEDEDEEGDGEPSEGSRDTPGGRSDGDTDSVSTMVVHDVEEIAGTQPPYGGGTMVVQRTPEEERSLLLADSNGYTNLPDVVQPSHSPTENSKGQSPPTKDGGSDYQSRGLVKAPGKSSFTMFVDLGIYQPGGSGDTIPITALVGGEGGRLDQLQFDVRKGSVVNVNPTNTRAHSETPEIRKYKKRFNSEILCAALWGVNLLVGTENGLMLLDRSGQGKVYGLIGRRRFQQMDVLEGLNLLITISGKRNKLRVYYLSWLRNKILHNDPEVEKKQGWTTVGDMEGCGHYRVVKYERIKFLVIALKSSVEVYAWAPKPYHKFMAFKSFADLPHRPLLVDLTVEEGQRLKVIYGSSAGFHAVDVDSGNSYDIYIPVHIQSQITPHAIIFLPNTDGMEMLLCYEDEGVYVNTYGRIIKDVVLQWGEMPTSVAYICSNQIMGWGEKAIEIRSVETGHLDGVFMHKRAQRLKFLCERNDKVFFASVRSGGSSQVYFMTLNRNCIMNW is encoded by the exons gacCCTGCAGGAATCTTTGAGCTGGTGGAGGTGGTTGGCAATGGAACCTATGGACAGGTGTACAAG GGTCGGCATGTCAAGACTGGGCAGCTGGCTGCCATTAAGGTCATGGATGTCACAGAG gatgaggaggaagagatcaAACAGGAAATCAACATGTTGAAGAAGTACTCTCACCATCGTAATATTGCCACCTACTATGGGGCCTTTATCAAGAAGAGCCCTCCTGGGAACGATGACCAGCTCTGG CTGGTGATGGAGTTCTGTGGTGCTGGCTCGGTGACTGACCTGGTAAAGAACACGAAAGGGAATGCACTGAAGGAGGATTGCATTGCCTACATCTGCAGGGAGATTCTCAGG GGTCTCGCCCATCTCCATGCCCACAAGGTGATCCACCGAGACATCAAGGGACAGAATGTGCTGCTGACAGAGAATGCTGAAGTCAAGCTAG TGGATTTTGGGGTGAGTGCTCAGCTGGACCGCACTGTGGGCAGGCGGAACACTTTCATTGGGACCCCATACTGGATGGCCCCAGAAGTCATTGCCTGCGATGAGAACCCTGACGCCACCTACGACTACAGG AGTGACATTTGGTCTCTAGGAATCACAGCCATCGAAATGGCAGAGGGAGCCCCCC CTCTGTGTGACATGCACCCCATGCGGGCTCTCTTCCTCATCCCTCGGAACCCTCCCCCAAGACTCAAGTCAAAGAAATG GTCTAAGAAGTTCACTGACTTCATCGATACGTGTCTCATCAAGACTTACTTGAGCCGCCCACCAACTGAACAGTTACTCAAGTTTCCCTTCATCCGAGACCAGCCCACAGAGCGGCAGGTCCGCATCCAGCTCAAGGACCACATTGACCGCTCCCGGAAGAAGCGGGGTGAGAAAG AGGAGACGGAATATGAGTACAGTGGCAGTGAAGAGGAGGATGACAGCCATGGAGAGGAAGGCGAGCCGAG CTCCATTATGAATGTGCCTGGGGAGTCCACACTCCGCCGAGAATTCCTCCGACTCCAGCAGGAGAATAAGAGCAACTCTGAGGCtttaaagcagcagcagcagcagcagttgcagcagcagcagcgagacCCTGAGGCACACATCAAACACCTGCTGCACCAGCGGCAGCGCCGCatagaggagcagaaggaagagcgGCGGCGTGTGGAGGAG CAACAGCGGCGTGAACGGGAGCAGCGGAAGCTGCAGGAGAAGGAGCAGCAGCGGCGGTTGGAAGATATGCAGGCCCTGCGGCGAGAGGAGGAGAGGCGGCAGGCAGAGCGGGAGCAG gaataTATCCGTCACAGGCTAGAGGAGGAGCAGCGACAGCTCGAGATCCTTCAGCAACAGCTGCTCCAGGAACAGGCCCTGCTGCTG GAATACAAGCGGAAGCAGCTAGAGGAGCAGAGGCAGTCGGAGCGGCTCCAGAGACAGCTGCAGCAGGAGCATGCCTACCTCAAGtccctgcagcagcagcaacaacaacaacagctccagaagcagcagcagcagcagcagcaacagatcCTACCTGGGGAAAGGAAGCCCCTGTATCATTATGGTCGGGGCATTAATCCTGCTGACAAGCCAGCATGGGCCCGAGAG gtggaagagagagcaaggatGAATAAGCAGCAGAACTCTCCCTTGGCCAAGACGAAGCCAAGCAGTACAGGGCCAGAGCCCCCCATCTCCCAGGCCTCTCCTAGCCCCCCAGGACCTCTTTCCCAAACTCCTCCTATGCAGAGGCCTGTGGAGCCTCAGGAAGGACCGCACAAG AGCCTGGTAGCACACCGGGTCCCACTGAAGCCATATGCAGCACCTGTACCCCGATCCCAGTCCCTGCAGGACCAACCCACTCGAAACCTGgctgccttccctgcctcccacGACCCTGACCCTGCTGCTGTCCCCACACCCACTGCCACGCCCAGTGCCCGAGGAGCTGTCATCCGCCAGAATTCAGACCCCACCTCGGAAGGGCCTGGCCCGAGCCCAAACCCCCCATCCTGGGTCCGACCTGATAATGAGGCTCCACCTAAG GTTCCTCAGAGAACCTCGTCTATTGCCACTGCCCTTAATACCAGTGGGGCCGGAGGGTCCCGGCCAGCTCAGGCTGTCCGTGCCAG ACCTCGCAGCAACTCCGCCTGGCAAATCTATCTGCAGAGGCGGGCAGAGCGGGGCACCCCCAAGCCTCCCGGGCCCCCAGCTCAGCCCCCTGGCCCGCCCAACGCCTCTAG TAACCCCGACCTCAGGAGGAGTGACCCTGGCTGGGAGCGCTCAGACAGTGTCCTCCCGGCCTCTCATGGACACCTCCCTCAGGCTGGCTCACTGGAACGAAACCGAAACCGTGTGGGGG CCTCTACAAAACTGGACAGCTCACCAGTGCTCTCCCCTGGGAACAaagccaagcctgaagaccacCGTTCAAGGCCAGGCCGGCCCGCA GATTTTGTGTTGCTCAAAGAGCGGACCCTGGATGAGGCCCCTAGGCCTCCCAAGAAGGCCATGGACTATTCCTCATCCAGTGAGGAGGTGGAGAGCAGTGAAGATGAGGATGAGGAAGGCGATGGGGAGCCGtcagaggggagcagagacacTCCCGGGGGCCG CAGTGATGGAGATACGGACAGCGTCAGCACCATGGTGGTTCATGATGTTGAGGAAATAGCCGGGACCCAGCCCCCATATGGGGGAGGCACCATGGTGGTCCAGCGT ACTCCTGAAGAGGAACGAAGCCTGCTACTTGCTGACAGCAATGGCTACACAAACCTGCCCGATGTGGTCCAGCCCAGCCACTCACCTACTGAGAACAGCAAAGGTCAAAGCCCTCCCACAAAAGATGGAGGCAGTGAT TACCAGTCTCGAGGGTTGGTAAAGGCCCCTGGGAAGAGCTCTTTCACCATGTTTGTCGATCTAGGGATCTACCAGCCTGGAGGCAGTGGGGACACCATCCCTATCACAG CCCTAGTAGGTGGAGAGGGTGGTCGTCTTGACCAGCTGCAGTTCGATGTGAGGAAAGGCTCTGTGGTCAACGTCAACCCCACCAACACCCGGGCTCATAGTGAAACTCCCGAGATTCGGAAGTACAAGAAGCGATTCAATTCGGAGATCCTCTGTGCAGCCCTCTGGG GGGTCAACCTCCTGGTGGGCACAGAGAATGGGCTGATGCTGCTGGACCGGAGCGGACAGGGCAAAGTATATGGACTCATTGGGCGGCGGCGCTTCCAGCAAATGGACGTGCTAGAGGGGCTCAACCTGCTCATCACCATCTCAG GGAAAAGGAACAAACTTCGGGTATATTACCTGTCCTGGCTGCGGAATAAGATTCTGCACAACGACCCAGAGGTGGAGAAGAAGCAAGGGTGGACCACTGTGGGGGACATGGAGGGCTGTGGCCACTATCGTGTTG TGAAATATGAGCGTATTAAATTCCTGGTCATTGCCCTGAAGAGCTCTGTGGAGGTGTACGCCTGGGCTCCCAAACCCTACCACAAATTTATGGCCTTCAAG TCCTTTGCTGACCTCCCTCACCGCCCTCTGCTGGTGGACCTGACTGTAGAGGAGGGACAGCGGCTCAAGGTCATCTATGGCTCCAGTGCTGGCTTCCATGCTGTGGATGTTGACTCTGGGAACAGTTACGACATCTACATCCCTGTGCAC ATCCAGAGCCAGATCACACCCCATGCCATCATCTTCCTCCCCAACACCGACGGCATGGAGATGCTGCTGTGCTATGAAGACGAAGGTGTCTATGTCAACACCTACGGGCGGATCATCAAAGATGTGGTGCTGCAGTGGGGAGAGATGCCCACCTCTGTGG CCTACATCTGCTCCAACCAGATAATGGGCTGGGGTGAAAAAGCCATTGAGATCCGCTCTGTGGAGACAGGCCACCTAGATGGGGTCTTCATGCACAAACGAGCCCAGAGGCTCAAGTTCCTGTGTGAGCGGAATGATAAG GTGTTTTTTGCCTCAGTCCGCTCTGGGGGAAGCAGCCAAGTTTACTTTATGACTCTGAACCGTAACTGCATCATGAACTGGTGA
- the Mink1 gene encoding misshapen-like kinase 1 isoform X9, producing MGDPAPARSLDDIDLSALRDPAGIFELVEVVGNGTYGQVYKGRHVKTGQLAAIKVMDVTEDEEEEIKQEINMLKKYSHHRNIATYYGAFIKKSPPGNDDQLWLVMEFCGAGSVTDLVKNTKGNALKEDCIAYICREILRGLAHLHAHKVIHRDIKGQNVLLTENAEVKLVDFGVSAQLDRTVGRRNTFIGTPYWMAPEVIACDENPDATYDYRSDIWSLGITAIEMAEGAPPLCDMHPMRALFLIPRNPPPRLKSKKWSKKFTDFIDTCLIKTYLSRPPTEQLLKFPFIRDQPTERQVRIQLKDHIDRSRKKRGEKEETEYEYSGSEEEDDSHGEEGEPSSIMNVPGESTLRREFLRLQQENKSNSEALKQQQQQQLQQQQRDPEAHIKHLLHQRQRRIEEQKEERRRVEEQQRREREQRKLQEKEQQRRLEDMQALRREEERRQAEREQEYKRKQLEEQRQSERLQRQLQQEHAYLKSLQQQQQQQQLQKQQQQQQQQILPGERKPLYHYGRGINPADKPAWAREVEERARMNKQQNSPLAKTKPSSTGPEPPISQASPSPPGPLSQTPPMQRPVEPQEGPHKSLVAHRVPLKPYAAPVPRSQSLQDQPTRNLAAFPASHDPDPAAVPTPTATPSARGAVIRQNSDPTSEGPGPSPNPPSWVRPDNEAPPKVPQRTSSIATALNTSGAGGSRPAQAVRARPRSNSAWQIYLQRRAERGTPKPPGPPAQPPGPPNASSNPDLRRSDPGWERSDSVLPASHGHLPQAGSLERNRNRVGASTKLDSSPVLSPGNKAKPEDHRSRPGRPADFVLLKERTLDEAPRPPKKAMDYSSSSEEVESSEDEDEEGDGEPSEGSRDTPGGRSDGDTDSVSTMVVHDVEEIAGTQPPYGGGTMVVQRTPEEERSLLLADSNGYTNLPDVVQPSHSPTENSKGQSPPTKDGGSDYQSRGLVKAPGKSSFTMFVDLGIYQPGGSGDTIPITALVGGEGGRLDQLQFDVRKGSVVNVNPTNTRAHSETPEIRKYKKRFNSEILCAALWGVNLLVGTENGLMLLDRSGQGKVYGLIGRRRFQQMDVLEGLNLLITISGKRNKLRVYYLSWLRNKILHNDPEVEKKQGWTTVGDMEGCGHYRVVKYERIKFLVIALKSSVEVYAWAPKPYHKFMAFKSFADLPHRPLLVDLTVEEGQRLKVIYGSSAGFHAVDVDSGNSYDIYIPVHIQSQITPHAIIFLPNTDGMEMLLCYEDEGVYVNTYGRIIKDVVLQWGEMPTSVAYICSNQIMGWGEKAIEIRSVETGHLDGVFMHKRAQRLKFLCERNDKVFFASVRSGGSSQVYFMTLNRNCIMNW from the exons gacCCTGCAGGAATCTTTGAGCTGGTGGAGGTGGTTGGCAATGGAACCTATGGACAGGTGTACAAG GGTCGGCATGTCAAGACTGGGCAGCTGGCTGCCATTAAGGTCATGGATGTCACAGAG gatgaggaggaagagatcaAACAGGAAATCAACATGTTGAAGAAGTACTCTCACCATCGTAATATTGCCACCTACTATGGGGCCTTTATCAAGAAGAGCCCTCCTGGGAACGATGACCAGCTCTGG CTGGTGATGGAGTTCTGTGGTGCTGGCTCGGTGACTGACCTGGTAAAGAACACGAAAGGGAATGCACTGAAGGAGGATTGCATTGCCTACATCTGCAGGGAGATTCTCAGG GGTCTCGCCCATCTCCATGCCCACAAGGTGATCCACCGAGACATCAAGGGACAGAATGTGCTGCTGACAGAGAATGCTGAAGTCAAGCTAG TGGATTTTGGGGTGAGTGCTCAGCTGGACCGCACTGTGGGCAGGCGGAACACTTTCATTGGGACCCCATACTGGATGGCCCCAGAAGTCATTGCCTGCGATGAGAACCCTGACGCCACCTACGACTACAGG AGTGACATTTGGTCTCTAGGAATCACAGCCATCGAAATGGCAGAGGGAGCCCCCC CTCTGTGTGACATGCACCCCATGCGGGCTCTCTTCCTCATCCCTCGGAACCCTCCCCCAAGACTCAAGTCAAAGAAATG GTCTAAGAAGTTCACTGACTTCATCGATACGTGTCTCATCAAGACTTACTTGAGCCGCCCACCAACTGAACAGTTACTCAAGTTTCCCTTCATCCGAGACCAGCCCACAGAGCGGCAGGTCCGCATCCAGCTCAAGGACCACATTGACCGCTCCCGGAAGAAGCGGGGTGAGAAAG AGGAGACGGAATATGAGTACAGTGGCAGTGAAGAGGAGGATGACAGCCATGGAGAGGAAGGCGAGCCGAG CTCCATTATGAATGTGCCTGGGGAGTCCACACTCCGCCGAGAATTCCTCCGACTCCAGCAGGAGAATAAGAGCAACTCTGAGGCtttaaagcagcagcagcagcagcagttgcagcagcagcagcgagacCCTGAGGCACACATCAAACACCTGCTGCACCAGCGGCAGCGCCGCatagaggagcagaaggaagagcgGCGGCGTGTGGAGGAG CAACAGCGGCGTGAACGGGAGCAGCGGAAGCTGCAGGAGAAGGAGCAGCAGCGGCGGTTGGAAGATATGCAGGCCCTGCGGCGAGAGGAGGAGAGGCGGCAGGCAGAGCGGGAGCAG GAATACAAGCGGAAGCAGCTAGAGGAGCAGAGGCAGTCGGAGCGGCTCCAGAGACAGCTGCAGCAGGAGCATGCCTACCTCAAGtccctgcagcagcagcaacaacaacaacagctccagaagcagcagcagcagcagcagcaacagatcCTACCTGGGGAAAGGAAGCCCCTGTATCATTATGGTCGGGGCATTAATCCTGCTGACAAGCCAGCATGGGCCCGAGAG gtggaagagagagcaaggatGAATAAGCAGCAGAACTCTCCCTTGGCCAAGACGAAGCCAAGCAGTACAGGGCCAGAGCCCCCCATCTCCCAGGCCTCTCCTAGCCCCCCAGGACCTCTTTCCCAAACTCCTCCTATGCAGAGGCCTGTGGAGCCTCAGGAAGGACCGCACAAG AGCCTGGTAGCACACCGGGTCCCACTGAAGCCATATGCAGCACCTGTACCCCGATCCCAGTCCCTGCAGGACCAACCCACTCGAAACCTGgctgccttccctgcctcccacGACCCTGACCCTGCTGCTGTCCCCACACCCACTGCCACGCCCAGTGCCCGAGGAGCTGTCATCCGCCAGAATTCAGACCCCACCTCGGAAGGGCCTGGCCCGAGCCCAAACCCCCCATCCTGGGTCCGACCTGATAATGAGGCTCCACCTAAG GTTCCTCAGAGAACCTCGTCTATTGCCACTGCCCTTAATACCAGTGGGGCCGGAGGGTCCCGGCCAGCTCAGGCTGTCCGTGCCAG ACCTCGCAGCAACTCCGCCTGGCAAATCTATCTGCAGAGGCGGGCAGAGCGGGGCACCCCCAAGCCTCCCGGGCCCCCAGCTCAGCCCCCTGGCCCGCCCAACGCCTCTAG TAACCCCGACCTCAGGAGGAGTGACCCTGGCTGGGAGCGCTCAGACAGTGTCCTCCCGGCCTCTCATGGACACCTCCCTCAGGCTGGCTCACTGGAACGAAACCGAAACCGTGTGGGGG CCTCTACAAAACTGGACAGCTCACCAGTGCTCTCCCCTGGGAACAaagccaagcctgaagaccacCGTTCAAGGCCAGGCCGGCCCGCA GATTTTGTGTTGCTCAAAGAGCGGACCCTGGATGAGGCCCCTAGGCCTCCCAAGAAGGCCATGGACTATTCCTCATCCAGTGAGGAGGTGGAGAGCAGTGAAGATGAGGATGAGGAAGGCGATGGGGAGCCGtcagaggggagcagagacacTCCCGGGGGCCG CAGTGATGGAGATACGGACAGCGTCAGCACCATGGTGGTTCATGATGTTGAGGAAATAGCCGGGACCCAGCCCCCATATGGGGGAGGCACCATGGTGGTCCAGCGT ACTCCTGAAGAGGAACGAAGCCTGCTACTTGCTGACAGCAATGGCTACACAAACCTGCCCGATGTGGTCCAGCCCAGCCACTCACCTACTGAGAACAGCAAAGGTCAAAGCCCTCCCACAAAAGATGGAGGCAGTGAT TACCAGTCTCGAGGGTTGGTAAAGGCCCCTGGGAAGAGCTCTTTCACCATGTTTGTCGATCTAGGGATCTACCAGCCTGGAGGCAGTGGGGACACCATCCCTATCACAG CCCTAGTAGGTGGAGAGGGTGGTCGTCTTGACCAGCTGCAGTTCGATGTGAGGAAAGGCTCTGTGGTCAACGTCAACCCCACCAACACCCGGGCTCATAGTGAAACTCCCGAGATTCGGAAGTACAAGAAGCGATTCAATTCGGAGATCCTCTGTGCAGCCCTCTGGG GGGTCAACCTCCTGGTGGGCACAGAGAATGGGCTGATGCTGCTGGACCGGAGCGGACAGGGCAAAGTATATGGACTCATTGGGCGGCGGCGCTTCCAGCAAATGGACGTGCTAGAGGGGCTCAACCTGCTCATCACCATCTCAG GGAAAAGGAACAAACTTCGGGTATATTACCTGTCCTGGCTGCGGAATAAGATTCTGCACAACGACCCAGAGGTGGAGAAGAAGCAAGGGTGGACCACTGTGGGGGACATGGAGGGCTGTGGCCACTATCGTGTTG TGAAATATGAGCGTATTAAATTCCTGGTCATTGCCCTGAAGAGCTCTGTGGAGGTGTACGCCTGGGCTCCCAAACCCTACCACAAATTTATGGCCTTCAAG TCCTTTGCTGACCTCCCTCACCGCCCTCTGCTGGTGGACCTGACTGTAGAGGAGGGACAGCGGCTCAAGGTCATCTATGGCTCCAGTGCTGGCTTCCATGCTGTGGATGTTGACTCTGGGAACAGTTACGACATCTACATCCCTGTGCAC ATCCAGAGCCAGATCACACCCCATGCCATCATCTTCCTCCCCAACACCGACGGCATGGAGATGCTGCTGTGCTATGAAGACGAAGGTGTCTATGTCAACACCTACGGGCGGATCATCAAAGATGTGGTGCTGCAGTGGGGAGAGATGCCCACCTCTGTGG CCTACATCTGCTCCAACCAGATAATGGGCTGGGGTGAAAAAGCCATTGAGATCCGCTCTGTGGAGACAGGCCACCTAGATGGGGTCTTCATGCACAAACGAGCCCAGAGGCTCAAGTTCCTGTGTGAGCGGAATGATAAG GTGTTTTTTGCCTCAGTCCGCTCTGGGGGAAGCAGCCAAGTTTACTTTATGACTCTGAACCGTAACTGCATCATGAACTGGTGA